ACAACAAAAGGAGAAGATATTAATTATTTGGGTGCAAACTGGGGACAAAAATGGGGTATTGGTCAAGAAGGAAAAGATAATGGCATTCTAATTATCCTAGCACAAGACGACCGCAAAATTGCTATTAGTACAGGTTATGGCGTTGAAGGCGCATTAACTGATGCACTTTCTAAAAGAATTATTGAAAACATTATTTTACCCGAGTTTAGAACAGGTAATTTTTACGGTGGCTTAGACAAAGGAGCAGATGTAATTTTCCAAGTACTAAATGGTGAGTTTCAAGAGGATCGTACTTTTGACTCTAATGAAGGTTTCCCTTTTTCATCAATGTTACCTTTTATAATTTTTATGGTTATCCTTTTTATTCTTTGGAGTCGCAAAAACAACGGCAATAATAATGGAAATGGTGGTAAACGCGGTGGTTTAAGTCCGTGGGACATGATAATCCTAAGCAATATGGGCCGCTCTAATGGCTCTGGCGGATTCGGTGGAAGTAGCGGAGGCGGAAGCTTCGGCGGTGGCGGATTTGGAGGAGGCTTTGGCGGCGGCGGATTCGGCGGCGGCGGTGCTTCTGGAGGATGGTAAGTTGGTTACTTCGGCTGCGCTCAGTACAAGTGTTGGTTGCTGGTTAAATCTCCAAAAAAATAATTAAACAATTCCTGTAAATTCTAATTATCGACCTTTAATTTTAAATTAATTTCCTTTTCCATTGAAATAAGAGTACCATCTTCACTGACCCCTTCTACAAAAACTTTTACACCCTCTTGATTTTTTATAGGCACTTTAATAATGGTAGATTCTTTTTTAGAAAATACAACACTTGATTCCCAATACAAAGCACCATACTTTTTAAACACTACAGACTCGCAATCTTCATAACCAGGATTAAAATATTCGTTAGGTTTTGCATATCCATTACGAATAAAATGTCTGATATATTTATTTCTGTTTTCTGGAGGAACATACGCATCATCTCTTAACATAATGGTTATAAAGATTTTTTTACCCGAGTCATGCAAAATATTCTGAACTCTACTTAGTGGCATATTCAATGCTATGTCCTCTCCTCTTCCAAACCCATCAACAAATAATAATACTACAATTGGTGAACCAAACATATCTACCGATTTAGACTTAACGACCATTTTACCAGTGCTCATATCATTCCCAATTAAAAATCCTAATTTTCGAAGATAGCTTGAAACACTTGGATATCTTTTCACCTCATAATCACCAATTTTTACACCTTCAAATTCAGCTGAATTTATTTTCAGTCCATTATCTTTCCATTTATGAGCTTTAACAGCGGCTTCATCTAAGGCAATAAAACTATCTTTCCGCTTAAAACTTAAAGCATCATCTTCACTATATGCATTTAAAAAATTGACAGTTTGTTTTGATTTATCCAGATATTTTAAAATATCAATTTTATTTTCTTTCCACGTAGAATCAATATTTATTTCTAAATTGGACTTACGCAAAACACCATTGTTTCCTATTAACGTTACCGCTAACGAATCATCCTCATACAAAGCCATATGCGTTTCAAATGTCTTATCACTTCGCAATTGCTCATAATTAATGGCTTTCGATACGTCGGTAATCAACAGCACTTGATTTTCTTCAGTTAAATCGGCATCTAGTATTCTACCTTTAACCGATATACCTTTTTCTGATTCAAATTGAATGGTATCATTATTTATTAAACTTTCCTCCCAGTTATACTTGCCCCAACCTTCAATCATTAATTTTATATCGAGGTCATAATTCTGAAATCCATTAAAATCAGAAAACTCATATTTGTAAGTTAACTGACCGTTTACATAAGGTTTAACCAAAAAAGAACTGGTTAAAAAATTTTGAGGATTATATGCTTTGGTTCCTAATGGTAAAACAGAAACACTCATATTATATTCTAAAGCTTGCGGCCCTACAGTAGAAAAAGTCAATCCCAATGAATCTCGTGAAGTATTTAACCGATGCCTTACATTTATTTTAGCAACCCTATTACTCTTATCTGAATGATTGAAAAACATTCTATATGCTATTGGTTTTTGTAGTTCATCAAATAAGATAGCTTTATTAACACCATAGGGAATAGACTCCCTATTTATAGACACTGCTAGTTGATTCTTTTTTACAATCCAATCGCGTATAAAAACAGTATCTTCTTGAACAATTGCTAAAGAATAGTTTTCATTACTATTCTCAAAGAGCGTT
The genomic region above belongs to Maribacter hydrothermalis and contains:
- a CDS encoding TPM domain-containing protein; protein product: MRYLKVSLVILFLWCKPVWSQFEIPEKPALQTSVYDYIDLLGDQQKKALSQKLVRYSDSTSTQIVITIIATTKGEDINYLGANWGQKWGIGQEGKDNGILIILAQDDRKIAISTGYGVEGALTDALSKRIIENIILPEFRTGNFYGGLDKGADVIFQVLNGEFQEDRTFDSNEGFPFSSMLPFIIFMVILFILWSRKNNGNNNGNGGKRGGLSPWDMIILSNMGRSNGSGGFGGSSGGGSFGGGGFGGGFGGGGFGGGGASGGW